A section of the Echeneis naucrates chromosome 12, fEcheNa1.1, whole genome shotgun sequence genome encodes:
- the crybb1 gene encoding beta-crystallin B1 — protein MSQTAKSASSQGTDAKDKGAPAPAASSKATKTGEPGMGSYRIMLFDQENFQGRMIEVQNECMNVCDRGLDRVRSIIVECGPFVAFEQTNFRGEMFILEKGEYPRWDTWSNSYRSDCLMSVRPIRMDSLEHKICLYELSDFKGNKMEIQEDDVPTLWAHGFCDRVGSVRVPGGSWVGYQYPGYRGYQYLFECGDYRHYNDFCAFQPQIQSMRRIRDMQFHQRGCFNFTSASK, from the exons ATGTCTCAGACCGCCAAGTCCGCCTCCAGCCAGGGCACCGATGCCAAGGACAAGGGAGCTCCCGCTCCTGCTGCCTCCAGCAAGGCCACCAAGACTGGCGAGCCCGGCATGGGATCCTACAGA ATCATGCTGTTCGACCAGGAGAACTTCCAGGGCAGGATGATCGAGGTCCAGAATGAGTGTATGAACGTGTGTGACCGTGGCTTGGATAGAGTGCGTAGTATCATTGTGGAGTGCGGCCC CTTTGTTGCCTTTGAGCAGACTAACTTCCGTGGGGAGATGTTCATCCTGGAGAAGGGAGAGTATCCTCGCTGGGATACCTGGAGCAACTCCTACCGCAGCGACTGCCTCATGTCCGTCAGGCCCATCCGCATG GACAGCCTGGAGCACAAGATCTGCCTGTATGAGCTCTCCGACTTCAAGGGCAACAAGATGGAGATCCAGGAGGACGACGTGCCCACCCTCTGGGCGCACGGCTTCTGCGACAGAGTGGGCAGCGTGAGGGTGCCAGGAGGATC CTGGGTGGGTTACCAGTACCCCGGATACAGAGGCTACCAGTACCTGTTTGAGTGCGGTGACTACAGACACTACAACGACTTCTGCGCCTTCCAGCCCCAGATCCAGTCCATGCGTCGCATCAGGGACATGCAGTTCCACCAGAGAGGATGTTTCAACTTCACCTCCGCCAGCAAGTGA
- the cldn5b gene encoding claudin-5b produces the protein MLAACLEFLGMSLCVTGSLLVMVACGLPTWKVTAFIDSNIVVAQTIWDGLWMSCVVQSTGQMQCKVHDSVLALPQDLQTARALTIVAAVLGAVGLTVTVAGAQCTNCIKDEAVKARVVNAGGVIYIISGLFVLVPLCWMANNIIVDFHNPQIPPSKKREIGAAIYIGWAAAALLLVGGSLLCCSFSSVVRGVAPIKYAPTKTITASSATDKKYYV, from the coding sequence ATGCTCGCCGCCTGCCTGGAGTTCCTGGGGATGTCCCTGTGCGTCACCGGCTCCCTGCTGGTCATGGTGGCCTGCGGGCTGCCCACCTGGAAGGTGACCGCCTTCATCGACTCCAACATCGTGGTGGCTCAGACCATCTGGGACGGACTGTGGATGTCCTGCGTGGTGCAGAGTACCGGGCAGATGCAGTGCAAAGTCCACGACTCGGTCCTGGCCCTGCCCCAAGACCTGCAGACCGCCCGGGCTCTGACCATCGTGGCCGCCGTGCTGGGGGCGGTCGGCCTGACGGTGACGGTGGCGGGGGCGCAGTGCACCAACTGCATCAAGGACGAGGCGGTGAAGGCTCGGGTGGTGAACGCCGGGGGGGTGATCTACATCATCAGCGGGCTGTTCGTGCTCGTCCCGCTCTGCTGGATGGCCAACAACATCATCGTGGACTTCCACAACCCGCAGATCCCCCCCTCCAAGAAGAGGGAGATCGGCGCCGCCATCTACAtcggctgggccgccgccgcgctgctgctggtggggggcagcctgctgtgctgctccttctcctccgTGGTCCGGGGGGTGGCCCCCATCAAGTACGCCCCCACCAAGACCATCACAGCCAGCTCGGCCACGGACAAGAAGTACTATGTGTGA
- the cryba4 gene encoding beta-crystallin A4, which translates to MTHHCTKFSGHWKIIVFDEECFQGRRHEFTSECCNVMEFGFETVRSLRVESGAWVGYEHASYQGQQFVLERGEYPQCDAFGGSNAYHVERLTSFRPIACANHRECRMTIYERENFLGRKGELSDDYPSLQAMGWCNNEVGSLRIQSGAFVCYQYPGYRGYQYIMECDRHCGEYKHFREFGSHCQTPQIQSIRRIQQ; encoded by the exons ATGACTCACCATTGCACCAAGTTCTCCGGCCACTGGAAG ATCATTGTCTTCGATGAGGAGTGCTTCCAGGGCCGCCGCCATGAGTTCACCTCAGAGTGCTGCAACGTGATGGAGTTTGGCTTCGAGACCGTGCGCTCCCTCAGAGTGGAGAGCGGAGC CTGGGTGGGTTACGAGCACGCCTCCTACCAGGGACAGCAGTTTGTCCTGGAGAGGGGGGAGTATCCCCAGTGTGATGCTTTTGGCGGCAGCAATGCCTACCATGTTGAGAGACTGACCTCCTTCAGACCTATCGCCTGTGCT AACCACAGAGAGTGTCGTATGACTATCTACGAGCGTGAGAACTTCCTGGGCCGCAAGGGCGAGCTGAGTGACGATTATCCCTCCCTCCAGGCCATGGGCTGGTGCAACAATGAAGTTGGCTCTCTCAGGATCCAGTCTGGAGC CTTTGTGTGCTACCAGTACCCTGGTTATCGTGGATACCAGTATATCATGGAGTGTGATCGTCACTGTGGGGAGTACAAACACTTCAGGGAGTTTGGCTCCCACTGCCAGACCCCTCAGATCCAGTCCATCCGCCGTATTCAGCAGTAA
- the septin5b gene encoding septin 5b isoform X1: MTDCRYRSRAPRSEDGEEKEYVGFATLPNQVHRKSVKKGFDFTLMVAGESGLGKSTLVNSLFLTDLHKDRKLLNAEERINQTVEITKHTVDIEEKGVKLKLTIVDTPGFGDAVNNSECWQPVTDFIDQQFEHYFRDESGLNRKNIQDNRVHCCLYFIPPFGHGLRPVDIEFMKALQDKVNVVPLIAKADCLTPGEIKKLKERLRDEIDKCGIKIYQFPDCDSDEDEEFKQQDKDLKESSPFAVIGSNTVVEARGQRVRGRLYPWGIVEVENPSHCDFVKLRTMLIRTHMNDLKDTTSDCHYENYRAQCIQNMTSKMNADQRVESPVPILPLSTPGVETEKLIKLKDEELRRMQQMLQKMQQQMHEQDL; this comes from the exons ATGACGGACTGCAGGTACCGGAGCCGCGCGCCCCGCTCAG AAGATGGAGAG GAAAAAGAGTACGTGGGCTTTGCCACGCTGCCGAACCAGGTGCACAGGAAGTCGGTGAAGAAAGGATTCGACTTCACCCTCATGGTGGCAG gtgagTCCGGCTTGGGGAAGTCCACCTTAGTGAACAGCCTGTTCCTCACCGATCTGCATAAAGACAGAAAGCTGCTCAACGCTGAGG agcgGATCAATCAGACGGTGGAGATCACGAAGCACACCGTGGACATCGAGGAGAAGGGGGTGAAGCTGAAGCTCACCATCGTGGACACGCCGGGTTTTGGAGACGCTGTCAACAACTCGGAGTG CTGGCAGCCGGTCACCGACTTCATTGACCAGCAGTTTGAACATTACTTCAGAGACGAGAGCGGACTGAACAGGAAGAACATCCAGGACAACAGAGTCCACTGCTGCCTGTATTTCATTCCTCCGTTTGGACACGg GCTTCGTCCGGTGGACATCGAGTTCATGAAGGCCCTGCAGGACAAAGTTAACGTGGTTCCTCTGATCGCGAAGGCCGACTGCCTGACCCCTGGTGAGATAAAGAAGCTGAAGGAGCGG CTGAGGGACGAGATAGATAAATGTGGGATAAAGATCTATCAGTTCCCCGACTGTGACTCCGATGAAGACGAGGAGTTCAAGCAACAAGACAAAGATCTGAAG GAGAGCTCTCCGTTTGCGGTGATCGGCAGCAACACGGTGGTGGAGGCCCGAGGTCAGAGGGTGAGGGGTCGTCTCTACCCCTGGGGCATCGTGGAGG TGGAGAACCCGTCGCACTGCGACTTCGTGAAGCTGAGGACCATGTTGATACGGACACACATGAACGACCTGAAGGACACGACGAGCGACTGTCACTACGAGAACTACAGAGCTCAGTGCATCCAGAACATGACCAG TAAGATGAACGCAGATCAGCGGGTGGAGAGTCCCGTCCCCATCCTGCCTCTGTCCACCCCCGGCGTGGAGACGGAGAAGCTGATCAAGCTGAAGGACGAAGAG CTGAGGAGGATGCAGCAGATGCTCCAgaagatgcagcagcagatgcacGAGCAGgacctgtga
- the acads gene encoding short-chain specific acyl-CoA dehydrogenase, mitochondrial isoform X1, with protein sequence MAALFKARKALSLCLSGCRTLSQLAELPETHQILRQTCRDFADRELIPIAAKLDKEHLYPTKQIQELGSMGVMAMEVPEELGGAGMDYLAYSLAIEEISRGCASTGAVVSVNNSLYIGPILKFGTEEQKKCWITPFTSGEQVGCFALSEPGNGSDAGAASTVARQEGDEWVLNGTKAWITNSWDASATIVFATTDKQLKHKGISAFLIPMPHPGLSLGKKEDKLGIRASSTANIILEDCRIPLDNILGPCGAGFKIAMQTLDSGRIGIAAQALGIAQASLECAANYAHKRTAFGAPIGKLQAIQFKLADMAMAVESARLLTWKAALLRDSKKPFTKEAAMAKLAASEAATFCSHQAIQVLGGMGYVADMPAERHYRDARITEIYEGTSEIQRLVIAGQLLKEYQL encoded by the exons ATGGCCGCGCTGTTCAAAGCCAGAAAAG ctCTCAGCTTGTGTCTCAGCGGCTGTCGGACTCTGTCTCAGCTGGCTGAGTTACCCGAGACTCATCAGATACTGAGacagacctgcagggactttgCTGACAGAGAACTGATCCCCATCGCTGCCAAACTTGACAAAGAGCACTTATACCCCACCAAACAG ATCCAGGAGTTGGGGTCGATGGGTGTGATGGCCATGGAGGTCCCAGAGGAGCTGGGCGGCGCCGGGATGGACTACCTGGCCTACAGTCTGGCTATTGAGGAGATCAGCCGAGGCTGCGCCAGCACTGGAGCAGTGGTGTCTGTTAACAAC TCTCTCTACATCGGCCCCATCCTGAAGTTTGGGACGGAGGAACAGAAGAAATGCTGGATCACGCCGTTCACCAGCGGAGAGCAGGTGGGCTGCTTCGCCCTCAGCGAGCCAG GTAACGGCAGCGACGCCGGTGCGGCCTCCACCGTCGCCCGCCAGGAAGGAGATGAGTGGGTGCTGAACGGAACCAAAGCCTGGATAACCAACAGCTGGGATGCCTCTGCCACCATCGTCTTCGCCACCACGGACAAACAACTCAAACACAAG GGCATCAGTGCGTTCCTCATCCCGATGCCACACCCGGGGCTCTCTCTGGGCAAGAAGGAGGACAAGCTGGGCATCAGAGCTTCCTCCACCGCCAACATCATCCTGGAGGACTGCAGGATTCCACTGGACAACATCCTGGGTCCATGTGGAGCCGGGTTCAAGATCGCCATG CAAACCCTGGACAGTGGACGTATCGGGATCGCGGCTCAGGCTCTCGGTATCGCTCAGGCTTCTCTGGAATGCGCCGCCAACtacgcacacaaacgcacggCGTTCGGAGCCCCAATCGGGAAGCTGCAGGCCATACAG TTCAAGCTGGCAGACATGGCGATGGCAGTAGAGAGTGCTCGTCTGCTGACCTGGAAGGCTGCACTTCTCCGAGATTCAAAGAAACCGTTCACCAAG GAAGCAGCCATGGCCAAACTGGCAGCATCTGAAGCTGCGACCTTCTGCTCTCACCAG GCGATCCAGGTTCTAGGGGGGATGGGCTACGTGGCCGACATGCCGGCTGAGAGACACTACCGCGACGCTCGCATCACCGAGATCTACGAGGGCACCAGTGAGATCCAGAGACTTGTTATCGCCGGCCAGCTACTGAAGGAGTACCAGCTGTAG
- the septin5b gene encoding septin 5b isoform X2, whose amino-acid sequence MVAGESGLGKSTLVNSLFLTDLHKDRKLLNAEERINQTVEITKHTVDIEEKGVKLKLTIVDTPGFGDAVNNSECWQPVTDFIDQQFEHYFRDESGLNRKNIQDNRVHCCLYFIPPFGHGLRPVDIEFMKALQDKVNVVPLIAKADCLTPGEIKKLKERLRDEIDKCGIKIYQFPDCDSDEDEEFKQQDKDLKESSPFAVIGSNTVVEARGQRVRGRLYPWGIVEVENPSHCDFVKLRTMLIRTHMNDLKDTTSDCHYENYRAQCIQNMTSKMNADQRVESPVPILPLSTPGVETEKLIKLKDEELRRMQQMLQKMQQQMHEQDL is encoded by the exons ATGGTGGCAG gtgagTCCGGCTTGGGGAAGTCCACCTTAGTGAACAGCCTGTTCCTCACCGATCTGCATAAAGACAGAAAGCTGCTCAACGCTGAGG agcgGATCAATCAGACGGTGGAGATCACGAAGCACACCGTGGACATCGAGGAGAAGGGGGTGAAGCTGAAGCTCACCATCGTGGACACGCCGGGTTTTGGAGACGCTGTCAACAACTCGGAGTG CTGGCAGCCGGTCACCGACTTCATTGACCAGCAGTTTGAACATTACTTCAGAGACGAGAGCGGACTGAACAGGAAGAACATCCAGGACAACAGAGTCCACTGCTGCCTGTATTTCATTCCTCCGTTTGGACACGg GCTTCGTCCGGTGGACATCGAGTTCATGAAGGCCCTGCAGGACAAAGTTAACGTGGTTCCTCTGATCGCGAAGGCCGACTGCCTGACCCCTGGTGAGATAAAGAAGCTGAAGGAGCGG CTGAGGGACGAGATAGATAAATGTGGGATAAAGATCTATCAGTTCCCCGACTGTGACTCCGATGAAGACGAGGAGTTCAAGCAACAAGACAAAGATCTGAAG GAGAGCTCTCCGTTTGCGGTGATCGGCAGCAACACGGTGGTGGAGGCCCGAGGTCAGAGGGTGAGGGGTCGTCTCTACCCCTGGGGCATCGTGGAGG TGGAGAACCCGTCGCACTGCGACTTCGTGAAGCTGAGGACCATGTTGATACGGACACACATGAACGACCTGAAGGACACGACGAGCGACTGTCACTACGAGAACTACAGAGCTCAGTGCATCCAGAACATGACCAG TAAGATGAACGCAGATCAGCGGGTGGAGAGTCCCGTCCCCATCCTGCCTCTGTCCACCCCCGGCGTGGAGACGGAGAAGCTGATCAAGCTGAAGGACGAAGAG CTGAGGAGGATGCAGCAGATGCTCCAgaagatgcagcagcagatgcacGAGCAGgacctgtga
- the acads gene encoding short-chain specific acyl-CoA dehydrogenase, mitochondrial isoform X2: MAALFKARKGRGCRTLSQLAELPETHQILRQTCRDFADRELIPIAAKLDKEHLYPTKQIQELGSMGVMAMEVPEELGGAGMDYLAYSLAIEEISRGCASTGAVVSVNNSLYIGPILKFGTEEQKKCWITPFTSGEQVGCFALSEPGNGSDAGAASTVARQEGDEWVLNGTKAWITNSWDASATIVFATTDKQLKHKGISAFLIPMPHPGLSLGKKEDKLGIRASSTANIILEDCRIPLDNILGPCGAGFKIAMQTLDSGRIGIAAQALGIAQASLECAANYAHKRTAFGAPIGKLQAIQFKLADMAMAVESARLLTWKAALLRDSKKPFTKEAAMAKLAASEAATFCSHQAIQVLGGMGYVADMPAERHYRDARITEIYEGTSEIQRLVIAGQLLKEYQL, encoded by the exons ATGGCCGCGCTGTTCAAAGCCAGAAAAGGTCG CGGCTGTCGGACTCTGTCTCAGCTGGCTGAGTTACCCGAGACTCATCAGATACTGAGacagacctgcagggactttgCTGACAGAGAACTGATCCCCATCGCTGCCAAACTTGACAAAGAGCACTTATACCCCACCAAACAG ATCCAGGAGTTGGGGTCGATGGGTGTGATGGCCATGGAGGTCCCAGAGGAGCTGGGCGGCGCCGGGATGGACTACCTGGCCTACAGTCTGGCTATTGAGGAGATCAGCCGAGGCTGCGCCAGCACTGGAGCAGTGGTGTCTGTTAACAAC TCTCTCTACATCGGCCCCATCCTGAAGTTTGGGACGGAGGAACAGAAGAAATGCTGGATCACGCCGTTCACCAGCGGAGAGCAGGTGGGCTGCTTCGCCCTCAGCGAGCCAG GTAACGGCAGCGACGCCGGTGCGGCCTCCACCGTCGCCCGCCAGGAAGGAGATGAGTGGGTGCTGAACGGAACCAAAGCCTGGATAACCAACAGCTGGGATGCCTCTGCCACCATCGTCTTCGCCACCACGGACAAACAACTCAAACACAAG GGCATCAGTGCGTTCCTCATCCCGATGCCACACCCGGGGCTCTCTCTGGGCAAGAAGGAGGACAAGCTGGGCATCAGAGCTTCCTCCACCGCCAACATCATCCTGGAGGACTGCAGGATTCCACTGGACAACATCCTGGGTCCATGTGGAGCCGGGTTCAAGATCGCCATG CAAACCCTGGACAGTGGACGTATCGGGATCGCGGCTCAGGCTCTCGGTATCGCTCAGGCTTCTCTGGAATGCGCCGCCAACtacgcacacaaacgcacggCGTTCGGAGCCCCAATCGGGAAGCTGCAGGCCATACAG TTCAAGCTGGCAGACATGGCGATGGCAGTAGAGAGTGCTCGTCTGCTGACCTGGAAGGCTGCACTTCTCCGAGATTCAAAGAAACCGTTCACCAAG GAAGCAGCCATGGCCAAACTGGCAGCATCTGAAGCTGCGACCTTCTGCTCTCACCAG GCGATCCAGGTTCTAGGGGGGATGGGCTACGTGGCCGACATGCCGGCTGAGAGACACTACCGCGACGCTCGCATCACCGAGATCTACGAGGGCACCAGTGAGATCCAGAGACTTGTTATCGCCGGCCAGCTACTGAAGGAGTACCAGCTGTAG